The following coding sequences lie in one Maribacter forsetii DSM 18668 genomic window:
- a CDS encoding ArnT family glycosyltransferase yields MGKNASLNKITVLAFLSFSAITLITFFKSALELEDAEQAYYSQWFRWGYDDQPPLYTWLQYGFNTIFGVSKISFSILRGLLFAGIILLLYQFSILRIPDKYTSKLPVLALVFIPVFIDFTFRRLSHTSLLCLSVVASYYCIQLLMQRKSILNYLLLGFVVGAGFMSKYNYAFFLVVFALVSLWDSKLRAIVFNPKILITMLLSCLLVAPHVYWLLGPEGFQTFLASSIEEKIGIEEVESGFSLMPILIYVKGLFALSFPLLLVIGIGYFSKLITFNKQNLNWFSKMFLAQLVVVGLFFLVFQSQKVETRWLLPLFIPFVVLLMESVSFKNEKKIVTVGFWVFVAVIFIQTLRTPIEKVLNIPSSVHFGFDPIANKLSENYDHYQWVLPNVTYAGNVRLLNPERTVFSADDYSLPLIELKHEREVEITIDPSAMKQTAPVDSLIVFGKDMENLYFYIN; encoded by the coding sequence ATGGGCAAGAACGCATCTCTAAATAAGATAACCGTCCTTGCTTTTTTATCATTTTCAGCTATAACCTTAATTACATTTTTTAAAAGTGCCTTAGAATTAGAAGACGCTGAACAGGCATATTACTCGCAATGGTTTCGTTGGGGGTATGATGATCAACCACCACTTTATACATGGTTGCAGTATGGCTTTAATACCATATTTGGTGTTAGTAAAATTTCATTCTCTATACTAAGGGGATTATTATTTGCTGGTATAATACTGCTATTGTATCAATTTTCAATACTTAGAATACCTGATAAGTATACATCAAAACTTCCTGTATTAGCATTGGTCTTCATACCAGTATTCATAGATTTTACTTTTAGAAGGCTTTCACATACCAGTCTATTGTGTTTAAGTGTAGTAGCGTCTTACTATTGCATACAGTTATTGATGCAACGAAAATCCATATTAAATTATCTATTACTAGGTTTTGTTGTGGGTGCAGGGTTCATGTCTAAATACAACTATGCATTTTTTCTGGTAGTGTTTGCTTTGGTTTCTTTATGGGACTCAAAATTGCGGGCTATAGTTTTCAATCCCAAAATACTGATAACTATGCTGCTTTCTTGCCTGTTAGTTGCGCCACATGTCTATTGGCTATTGGGTCCTGAAGGGTTTCAAACTTTTTTGGCTTCTAGTATTGAAGAGAAAATAGGAATAGAAGAAGTTGAATCAGGATTTTCATTGATGCCTATTCTAATTTATGTAAAAGGATTATTTGCTTTGTCATTCCCTTTGTTATTGGTAATAGGTATCGGTTACTTTTCAAAATTGATCACTTTTAATAAGCAAAATTTAAACTGGTTTTCTAAAATGTTCTTGGCGCAGTTAGTTGTGGTTGGCTTGTTCTTTCTTGTTTTTCAAAGTCAGAAAGTAGAAACAAGATGGCTATTACCCCTTTTTATTCCTTTTGTAGTTTTATTAATGGAGTCAGTTAGTTTTAAAAATGAAAAGAAGATTGTTACTGTTGGATTTTGGGTTTTTGTAGCTGTAATTTTTATCCAAACACTTAGAACGCCAATAGAGAAGGTGTTGAACATACCTTCTTCTGTTCATTTTGGTTTTGATCCTATTGCCAATAAGTTGAGCGAGAATTATGATCATTATCAATGGGTGCTTCCCAATGTAACCTATGCAGGTAATGTACGATTACTGAATCCTGAACGAACAGTATTTTCGGCAGATGACTATTCGTTACCCCTTATAGAATTGAAACATGAGAGAGAAGTTGAAATAACGATTGATCCATCCGCAATGAAACAGACCGCACCAGTAGATAGTTTAATCGTTTTTGGAAAGGATATGGAAAATCTTTATTTCTATATCAATTAG
- a CDS encoding pyridoxamine 5'-phosphate oxidase family protein, whose amino-acid sequence MIHSFFEELSTELQNGVNEKGHPFRFITMATVGNETIARLRTVVLREITEDLRITIYTDSRTQKMKHIAQNNQVSFLLYHPEKMLQLKVEGTAEIVTNTERLKTTWQTIQPNSRKDYITQTTPGSLIKNPDNVEYIDEKNYFSIIDVTPLKIEYLKLKRPNHIRALFKNVDNSWNGEFLVP is encoded by the coding sequence ATGATCCATTCATTTTTTGAAGAATTAAGTACTGAATTACAAAACGGAGTAAATGAAAAAGGGCATCCGTTCAGATTCATTACCATGGCAACAGTAGGCAATGAAACTATCGCTCGTTTGCGTACTGTGGTGTTACGTGAGATTACCGAAGATTTGCGAATTACGATATATACCGATAGCCGTACGCAAAAGATGAAACATATTGCCCAAAACAATCAGGTTAGCTTTCTACTTTATCATCCTGAAAAAATGCTACAGTTAAAAGTTGAAGGTACCGCTGAAATAGTAACGAATACAGAAAGATTAAAAACAACTTGGCAAACTATACAGCCTAATAGTAGAAAGGACTACATTACCCAAACTACACCTGGAAGCCTTATTAAAAACCCCGATAATGTTGAATATATTGATGAGAAGAATTATTTCAGCATCATCGATGTTACACCTCTAAAGATCGAATACCTAAAGCTTAAACGTCCTAATCATATTAGAGCCTTATTCAAAAATGTGGATAATTCTTGGAACGGGGAATTTCTTGTTCCCTAA
- the bshC gene encoding bacillithiol biosynthesis cysteine-adding enzyme BshC encodes MDIDCLPLAKTGYFSKLICDYTAADIKLKPLYNRFPDIEGFKGQIEEKRKHFTQAQRDVLHSSMQNQYKNTDTSKGTAANIALLKEKNTFTIVTGHQLNLFTGPLYFLYKIISTINLTKQLKKEFPNSNFIPVYWMATEDHDFDEINYFNFKGLKFQWNKEASGAVGHLPTEGLEEVFSLYSRTIGDSKNAKVLKELFENAYLKHDNLTDATRFLANEIFKDYGLVIVDGDDIDLKRTLVPYMKKDIFEQTAFKKVSESITEIENISSDYPIQVNPREINYFYLAEGVRERIIESKGNYLVNETNISFTKEKLVAEMNAHPERFSPNVIARPLYQEVILPNLCYIGGGGEIAYWFELKAAFEAMDVPFPILLVRNSALIITEKQAEKLEKMNISKSDIFLKQNSLINKKIREISNIDIDFSPKKKLLEEQFKDMYVLAEKTDKSFLGAVKAQEVKQKKGLDALEKRLLQAQKRKLKDHVVRMTELQNEIFPNQSLQERQSNFSEFYLAYGEDLVPMLFEALNPLDLSFTVITQK; translated from the coding sequence ATGGATATTGATTGTTTGCCCTTAGCAAAAACGGGTTATTTTTCGAAATTAATTTGCGATTACACTGCAGCGGATATTAAGCTTAAACCATTATATAATCGGTTTCCCGATATTGAAGGTTTTAAAGGGCAGATAGAAGAAAAACGGAAGCATTTTACCCAAGCCCAAAGAGATGTGTTGCATTCTTCAATGCAAAATCAATATAAAAATACAGATACATCTAAGGGTACGGCTGCTAATATAGCGTTATTAAAAGAAAAGAATACGTTTACTATTGTTACCGGTCATCAATTAAATCTCTTTACGGGTCCGTTGTATTTTTTATACAAGATCATCTCTACGATCAACTTGACCAAGCAATTAAAAAAGGAATTTCCAAATAGTAATTTTATACCTGTCTATTGGATGGCTACGGAAGATCATGATTTTGATGAAATCAATTATTTTAATTTCAAAGGATTAAAATTTCAGTGGAATAAAGAGGCATCTGGGGCAGTAGGGCATTTACCTACAGAAGGGCTAGAGGAGGTTTTTTCATTGTATTCAAGAACCATTGGTGATAGTAAGAATGCCAAGGTGCTAAAAGAGCTATTTGAAAACGCCTATTTAAAGCATGATAATTTAACGGATGCAACCCGATTTTTGGCAAATGAAATTTTTAAGGATTACGGGCTAGTCATTGTTGATGGTGATGATATAGATTTGAAAAGGACATTAGTGCCTTACATGAAGAAAGATATTTTTGAACAAACTGCGTTCAAGAAAGTATCTGAAAGTATTACTGAGATTGAAAATATATCATCGGATTATCCTATACAGGTTAATCCGCGTGAAATCAATTATTTCTATTTAGCAGAGGGTGTTCGCGAAAGAATTATAGAAAGTAAGGGCAACTACCTAGTAAATGAAACGAATATATCATTTACAAAAGAGAAATTGGTTGCAGAGATGAATGCTCACCCAGAGCGTTTTTCTCCCAATGTAATAGCTAGACCTTTATACCAAGAAGTAATTTTGCCTAATCTATGTTATATAGGTGGTGGCGGTGAGATTGCCTATTGGTTTGAATTAAAAGCGGCATTTGAAGCTATGGATGTTCCTTTTCCAATTTTGCTGGTAAGAAATTCGGCGCTAATCATTACCGAGAAGCAAGCTGAAAAGTTAGAGAAAATGAATATCTCTAAATCTGATATCTTTTTAAAGCAAAATAGTCTTATCAACAAAAAGATTAGAGAAATTTCAAATATCGATATCGATTTTTCGCCAAAGAAGAAATTACTGGAAGAACAGTTTAAAGATATGTACGTACTTGCCGAAAAGACCGACAAATCTTTTCTAGGAGCTGTGAAAGCACAAGAAGTAAAGCAGAAAAAAGGACTGGATGCTTTAGAAAAACGCTTGTTGCAAGCGCAAAAAAGAAAGTTAAAAGATCACGTAGTTCGTATGACAGAATTGCAAAATGAAATATTCCCAAACCAGTCACTTCAAGAACGGCAATCTAATTTTTCTGAGTTTTATTTGGCTTATGGCGAAGACTTAGTGCCTATGTTATTTGAAGCTTTAAATCCGCTAGATTTAAGTTTCACGGTTATTACCCAAAAATAA
- a CDS encoding SIMPL domain-containing protein, producing the protein MKHISAIIFGAAIVIAAYFLGNAYIQRANPPQMISVTGLGNENFTSDLIVWEGQFSTNSTVLKTAFDQLNRDKDIVRQYLTSKGIDANSIIFNSVQTTEMRDNQYENGNYVGSIFRGYQLIQTLKIESENVALIEGVSREITELLNKGVQFNSSPPRYYYTKLADLKIEMISKATEDARIRAEKIAENAGSNLGDLVSANMGVFQITGQNSGEDYSWGGAYNTSSKNKTASITMRLEYKVK; encoded by the coding sequence ATGAAACACATTAGTGCAATTATTTTTGGAGCTGCAATTGTTATCGCTGCATATTTTTTAGGCAACGCATATATACAAAGGGCAAACCCGCCACAAATGATATCCGTTACCGGTTTGGGCAATGAAAATTTCACCTCTGACCTCATTGTTTGGGAAGGTCAATTTTCTACAAACAGTACCGTATTAAAAACAGCTTTTGATCAATTAAACCGCGACAAGGATATTGTTCGCCAATATTTAACCTCTAAAGGTATTGATGCAAACAGCATAATTTTCAATAGTGTACAGACTACAGAAATGCGAGATAACCAATATGAGAATGGAAATTATGTTGGTAGTATTTTTAGAGGATACCAATTAATTCAAACTCTAAAAATAGAATCTGAAAACGTTGCTTTAATAGAAGGTGTATCTAGGGAAATTACCGAATTATTGAACAAAGGGGTCCAATTCAACTCTTCACCACCAAGATATTACTACACCAAATTAGCCGACCTTAAAATTGAAATGATCTCTAAAGCCACCGAGGATGCTAGAATACGTGCCGAGAAAATAGCTGAAAATGCGGGTAGTAATTTAGGAGATCTAGTTTCAGCCAATATGGGGGTTTTTCAAATTACAGGTCAAAATTCTGGTGAAGATTATAGCTGGGGTGGCGCATACAATACCTCATCTAAAAATAAAACAGCATCTATAACCATGCGTTTAGAATATAAGGTAAAGTAA
- a CDS encoding DUF4177 domain-containing protein — MKEYKVETLLFRSKLTFDRHHLAKSSNIAIQEKLDEYAKNGWRLVSTNTTEYSMDMYVYLYFEK, encoded by the coding sequence ATGAAAGAATATAAAGTTGAAACCCTCCTTTTTCGTTCTAAATTAACTTTTGATAGACATCATTTAGCGAAGTCATCAAATATAGCAATTCAAGAAAAACTAGACGAGTATGCTAAAAATGGATGGCGTTTAGTATCGACCAATACTACAGAATATAGTATGGATATGTATGTTTATCTGTATTTTGAAAAGTAA
- the guaA gene encoding glutamine-hydrolyzing GMP synthase has product MQNKVLILDFGSQYTQLIGRRVRELNIFSEIKPYNKLPKDLSDYKAVILSGSPLSVRGEDAVHPDLSEIRGKKPLLGVCYGAQYLAHFHGGSVEKSNTREYGRANLSFIKENEPFFDNVDTGSQVWMSHADTIKHLPENTTLLASTHDVQNAAFKFQGEETYAIQFHPEVYHSKDGKQVLENFLVHIAGMEQTWTPDAFVDKTVAELKEKIGDEKVILGLSGGVDSSVAAVLLHKAIGKNLHCIFVNNGLLRKNEFTDVLKQYEGMGLNVKGVDASARFLDDLAGESDPETKRKTIGRVFVEVFDDESHLVENAKWLAQGTIYPDVIESVSATGGPSQTIKSHHNVGGLPDYMKLKVVEPLKMLFKDEVRRVGASLGIDKALLGRHPFPGPGLAIRILGDITPEKVAILQEVDAIFIDGLKKWNLYDKVWQAGAMLLPVNSVGVMGDERTYEKCVALRAVESTDGMTADWVNLPYEFLQKTSNDIINKVPGVNRVVYDISSKPPATIEWE; this is encoded by the coding sequence ATGCAAAATAAAGTCCTGATATTAGATTTTGGTTCACAATACACCCAATTGATTGGAAGACGCGTACGTGAGCTAAATATTTTCTCCGAAATTAAACCTTATAATAAACTACCAAAAGACCTTTCTGACTATAAAGCGGTGATTCTTTCTGGATCTCCTTTATCGGTTAGGGGCGAAGATGCAGTTCATCCGGATCTGTCAGAAATACGTGGTAAAAAACCATTATTGGGCGTTTGTTATGGTGCACAGTATTTGGCACATTTTCATGGTGGTAGTGTAGAAAAATCCAATACAAGGGAATATGGTCGTGCCAACCTTAGCTTTATTAAGGAAAACGAACCATTTTTTGATAACGTAGATACAGGCAGCCAAGTTTGGATGAGCCATGCGGATACTATTAAGCATTTGCCAGAAAATACAACCTTGCTGGCAAGTACCCATGATGTACAAAATGCAGCTTTTAAGTTTCAGGGAGAAGAAACATATGCAATTCAGTTTCACCCTGAAGTATATCACTCTAAGGACGGAAAACAGGTTTTGGAAAACTTTTTGGTGCATATTGCCGGAATGGAACAAACTTGGACTCCGGATGCCTTTGTTGACAAAACCGTAGCGGAGTTAAAAGAAAAGATCGGCGATGAAAAGGTGATTTTAGGATTGTCTGGTGGTGTAGATTCATCTGTAGCAGCGGTATTATTACATAAGGCGATAGGGAAAAACCTTCATTGCATATTTGTAAACAACGGTCTTTTAAGAAAAAATGAGTTCACTGATGTATTGAAGCAATACGAGGGTATGGGCTTAAATGTAAAAGGTGTAGATGCTTCGGCACGTTTTTTGGATGATTTGGCTGGTGAGAGTGATCCAGAAACCAAACGAAAAACAATTGGTCGTGTATTTGTAGAAGTTTTTGATGATGAGTCACATTTAGTTGAGAACGCAAAATGGTTGGCACAGGGTACTATTTATCCAGATGTTATTGAATCTGTGTCTGCAACTGGCGGTCCGTCACAAACGATAAAGAGTCACCATAATGTTGGTGGTTTGCCAGATTATATGAAATTGAAGGTGGTAGAGCCTTTAAAGATGTTATTTAAAGATGAGGTAAGAAGAGTAGGGGCTAGCTTAGGAATTGACAAGGCATTGTTAGGAAGGCATCCTTTTCCAGGTCCTGGTTTGGCAATTCGTATCCTTGGCGATATAACGCCAGAGAAAGTGGCTATTTTGCAAGAAGTAGATGCCATTTTTATAGACGGATTAAAAAAATGGAATCTATACGATAAAGTATGGCAGGCAGGTGCCATGTTATTACCTGTAAATAGTGTTGGTGTAATGGGTGATGAGCGTACGTATGAAAAATGTGTTGCACTTAGAGCTGTAGAAAGTACGGATGGTATGACTGCTGATTGGGTGAATCTGCCGTATGAGTTTCTACAAAAAACATCAAATGATATCATTAATAAAGTCCCTGGCGTCAATCGTGTCGTATATGATATAAGTTCAAAGCCGCCAGCAACAATAGAATGGGAATAG
- a CDS encoding M14 metallopeptidase family protein, whose product MKLILRYTLFLIPFLGLSQLKSPSEFLGYELGTQFTRHHEVVDYYQYLAEAEPQRMNLMEYGKTNERRPLLLATISTKENMQNLDKIKEEHMKGINGEGSPDKAIVWLSYNVHGNESVSTEASMQTIYDLFTTKSSYLDNIVVLIDPCINPDGRDRYVNWYNQFKNSPNQVDPNSKEHHENWWSGRSNHYMFDLNRDWAWLTQVESQQRLKQFNKWLPHVHVDFHEQGVDNPYFFAPAAEPFHEVITDFQREFQETIGRNHAKYFDENGWFYFTKEVFDLLYPSYGDTYPTYNGGIGMTYEQGGSGRAGLAITTSIGDTLSLKDRIAHHLTTGLSTVEVASKNISKLNDEFKKFYLNKNFKYKSYVLNGNPDKIEALADLLSKHEIEYQAGSKATVKGYNYATGKSGSLKSTDKSLVISSNQPKSTLVKVLFEPMAKLSDSVTYDITAWSLPYAYGLDAIASESLISKTYPPHNGTEYGVLKPDSYAYLSDWNSMKDARFLAELLRNKVRVRYAHKPFTLDGISHDRGTLIITKGDNKHLKNFNEVLRTASTNLSKNLTSTNTGFVESGKDFGSGYVDVLQDLKIAVLSGEPTSTLRFGEIWNFFEQQLDYPISVLDEAYFSRVDLAKYDILILPDGRGYNSFLSTYNKEKIMDWVKRGGKLIAMGGAIDGITASDKDFELSEKEMPKDTSTTIESFEVSEREQIKSAITGAIFKATVDNTNPLAYGYDDTYFTLKLGSRAYNYLENGSAVYLSEGANEPVSGFAGSEAKKKIAETLIFGTEDIGRGQVIYMVDNPLFRGFWENGKLFFANALFMVK is encoded by the coding sequence ATGAAACTAATTCTACGCTACACATTATTTTTAATTCCCTTTCTAGGTTTATCCCAATTAAAATCCCCTTCAGAATTTTTAGGTTATGAACTAGGAACTCAATTTACCAGACATCATGAAGTTGTTGATTACTACCAATATTTAGCCGAAGCGGAACCTCAGCGCATGAACCTTATGGAATACGGTAAAACCAATGAAAGAAGACCTTTATTATTGGCTACTATTTCTACAAAGGAAAATATGCAAAACCTTGATAAAATTAAGGAAGAGCACATGAAAGGTATTAATGGCGAAGGATCACCAGATAAAGCAATTGTTTGGCTTAGCTATAATGTTCATGGTAATGAAAGCGTAAGTACAGAAGCGTCAATGCAGACTATATATGACCTTTTCACTACTAAGAGCAGTTACCTAGATAATATAGTAGTATTGATCGATCCGTGTATTAACCCAGATGGTAGAGATCGTTATGTAAATTGGTACAACCAATTTAAAAATTCACCCAACCAGGTAGATCCTAATAGTAAGGAGCATCATGAGAATTGGTGGAGTGGTCGCAGTAACCATTATATGTTCGATCTTAATAGAGATTGGGCTTGGCTAACACAAGTAGAAAGTCAGCAACGTTTAAAGCAGTTTAATAAATGGTTGCCTCATGTACACGTAGATTTTCATGAGCAAGGAGTTGACAACCCATATTTTTTTGCCCCTGCCGCAGAGCCTTTTCATGAGGTAATTACGGATTTCCAAAGAGAGTTTCAAGAAACCATAGGTAGAAACCACGCTAAATATTTTGACGAAAATGGATGGTTCTATTTTACAAAAGAGGTGTTCGATTTACTTTACCCTAGTTATGGTGATACCTACCCTACCTACAATGGTGGTATTGGCATGACTTATGAACAAGGTGGTAGCGGTCGTGCTGGCTTAGCCATTACAACTAGCATTGGAGACACCCTTTCTTTAAAAGATAGAATAGCACATCATCTTACAACAGGTTTATCTACCGTAGAAGTAGCATCTAAAAATATTTCTAAATTAAATGATGAATTCAAGAAATTCTATCTTAACAAAAACTTCAAATACAAAAGTTATGTATTGAACGGTAATCCAGATAAAATTGAAGCTCTAGCAGATTTATTAAGCAAGCATGAAATTGAATACCAAGCAGGTTCAAAGGCTACAGTCAAAGGCTACAACTATGCTACAGGCAAATCTGGTTCATTAAAAAGTACTGACAAGAGTTTAGTAATTTCTTCAAATCAGCCAAAAAGCACTTTGGTTAAAGTACTCTTTGAGCCAATGGCGAAATTAAGTGATTCTGTTACCTATGATATTACCGCATGGTCTTTACCTTATGCTTACGGATTAGATGCTATTGCAAGTGAAAGCCTTATAAGTAAAACCTACCCGCCACATAACGGTACTGAATATGGAGTTTTAAAACCAGACAGTTACGCTTATTTATCAGACTGGAATAGTATGAAAGACGCTAGGTTCCTGGCTGAATTATTACGTAACAAGGTACGTGTGCGTTATGCCCATAAACCATTTACATTAGATGGTATTTCTCATGATCGTGGTACATTGATCATCACAAAAGGAGATAACAAGCATCTAAAGAATTTCAACGAAGTTCTTAGAACTGCATCTACCAACCTCTCTAAAAATTTAACTTCTACCAACACAGGTTTTGTAGAAAGCGGTAAAGATTTTGGTTCTGGTTATGTTGATGTATTACAAGATTTAAAAATTGCCGTACTATCTGGAGAGCCTACCTCTACCCTACGTTTTGGAGAAATCTGGAACTTTTTTGAACAACAACTAGACTACCCTATTTCTGTATTGGACGAGGCTTATTTTAGTCGTGTTGATCTTGCGAAATATGATATTTTAATATTACCTGACGGTCGTGGCTACAACAGTTTCTTAAGCACATATAATAAAGAGAAAATCATGGACTGGGTTAAACGTGGCGGAAAATTAATTGCCATGGGTGGCGCAATTGATGGTATTACTGCTTCTGATAAGGATTTTGAACTATCTGAAAAAGAAATGCCAAAAGATACTTCTACTACTATTGAATCCTTTGAGGTTTCTGAAAGAGAACAGATTAAATCAGCAATTACAGGAGCTATTTTTAAAGCAACGGTTGATAATACAAATCCGTTGGCTTATGGGTATGACGACACTTATTTCACGCTTAAACTAGGATCTCGTGCTTATAATTACTTAGAAAACGGAAGTGCTGTTTATTTAAGTGAAGGTGCCAATGAACCCGTATCTGGATTTGCAGGTAGTGAAGCAAAGAAGAAGATTGCCGAAACCTTGATCTTTGGGACAGAAGATATCGGTCGCGGACAAGTAATATACATGGTAGACAACCCTTTATTTAGAGGTTTTTGGGAAAATGGAAAACTATTTTTCGCCAATGCGTTATTTATGGTTAAATAA
- a CDS encoding DUF2339 domain-containing protein, with protein sequence MPNNQDQINALMQKLELLLKKQQDFNIEVNEIRRDIQILRNTQAIKFNEESTEQTTKPEAVSIEKEAEITDKVVEIETPAPVQVPIEIASIQEEPKKIPEKKIKLPKGKSNLEKFIGENLINKIGILITVIGVGIGAKYSIENNLISPLTRIILGYLVGIGLLGFGFKLKAKYLSYSAVLVSGALAILYFLTYIAYDLYGLFPQMVAFGIMLLFTIFGVVAALSYNKQIIAHIGLVGAYAVPFLLSNDSGNVTALFSYIALINIGLLVISFKKYWKALYYVAFAFTWLIYGSWYIFSSYDEDFYIGFGFLALFFTLFYATFLAFKLIKSEKFQVADIILIMLNSFIFYGFGIAWLYDYEGGEFYLGLFTLLNALIHFVITVIIFKRKLADRKLFFLTSGFVLTFITIAVPVQLDGNWVTLFWAFEAALLFWIGRTKKVKFYEYLSYILVALAFLSLTMDWAERYSYMNTTDEWSLLSNTTFLTSILCVAVFGFMNWIQTKFSTEKPSIVQQIMTFGIPALFIGTLYFAFYLEIEQYWNNAFQLSKIEISSTSGEYPEYNYNLIDFEAIWLIHYTMFFISVLSFVNILKIKNKILGIVALGSALLMTIIFLTIGLYTLSELRENYLSQQLTEFYNIGAYNIYIRYISFAFLTLLLFAIYKLAQQEYLKFNYKIPFEILMHTTIIWVASSELLNWMDISGSEQSYKLGLSILWGVYALLLIALGIWKKKKYLRIGAIILFSITLIKLFFYDISSLNTISKTIVFVSLGVLLLIISFLYNKYKYIISDETEQ encoded by the coding sequence ATGCCAAACAACCAAGATCAAATAAATGCATTAATGCAAAAGTTAGAACTGCTTTTAAAAAAGCAGCAAGACTTTAATATTGAGGTAAATGAAATTCGTAGGGATATTCAAATTCTTAGAAACACCCAGGCAATAAAATTCAACGAAGAGTCTACTGAACAAACAACTAAACCTGAAGCGGTAAGTATTGAAAAAGAGGCTGAAATAACTGATAAAGTAGTAGAAATTGAAACTCCTGCTCCTGTTCAAGTTCCAATAGAAATTGCTTCTATACAAGAAGAACCTAAAAAAATTCCTGAAAAGAAAATAAAACTTCCAAAAGGTAAATCTAATCTTGAGAAATTTATTGGGGAAAACCTTATCAATAAAATTGGGATACTTATTACCGTAATTGGTGTTGGTATTGGTGCAAAATATTCTATTGAAAATAACTTAATTAGTCCGCTAACCAGAATTATACTCGGTTATTTGGTAGGCATTGGCTTATTAGGATTCGGATTTAAGCTAAAAGCAAAATACCTAAGCTACAGCGCTGTTCTTGTAAGTGGTGCTTTGGCTATCCTTTATTTCTTAACCTATATCGCTTACGACCTTTATGGGCTATTCCCACAGATGGTAGCGTTTGGTATTATGCTATTATTTACCATTTTTGGGGTTGTAGCCGCACTGAGTTACAACAAGCAGATTATTGCTCATATTGGTCTAGTAGGGGCTTACGCCGTACCTTTTCTTTTAAGCAATGATTCTGGCAATGTTACTGCACTATTTAGTTATATCGCCCTAATTAATATCGGTCTCTTAGTTATTTCGTTTAAAAAATATTGGAAAGCACTTTATTACGTAGCCTTTGCATTCACCTGGCTTATTTATGGATCTTGGTATATATTCTCTAGCTACGATGAAGATTTCTATATTGGTTTTGGGTTTTTAGCGCTATTCTTCACATTGTTCTACGCTACGTTTTTAGCGTTTAAATTAATAAAATCCGAAAAATTCCAAGTTGCTGATATTATTCTAATCATGCTGAATTCGTTCATATTTTACGGATTTGGTATTGCCTGGCTCTATGATTATGAAGGTGGAGAATTTTATTTAGGTTTATTCACCCTATTGAATGCACTTATTCATTTTGTGATAACGGTAATTATCTTCAAAAGAAAATTAGCCGATCGAAAGCTATTCTTCTTAACCTCTGGGTTTGTACTTACGTTTATTACCATAGCGGTACCTGTTCAATTAGATGGCAATTGGGTAACATTATTTTGGGCTTTTGAAGCCGCATTATTATTTTGGATCGGGCGCACCAAAAAAGTCAAATTCTATGAATACCTTTCCTATATTTTGGTTGCTCTAGCATTCTTAAGCTTAACAATGGACTGGGCAGAAAGGTACTCGTATATGAATACCACAGATGAATGGAGCCTATTGTCGAACACTACGTTTTTAACTTCGATACTTTGCGTTGCCGTATTCGGATTCATGAATTGGATTCAAACAAAGTTCAGTACTGAAAAACCTTCTATAGTTCAACAGATAATGACATTTGGTATTCCTGCTTTGTTTATAGGAACCCTCTACTTTGCCTTCTATCTTGAAATTGAACAATATTGGAACAATGCCTTTCAGTTATCTAAAATAGAGATATCAAGTACCTCTGGCGAATACCCTGAGTACAACTACAATCTCATAGATTTTGAAGCTATTTGGTTGATACATTACACCATGTTTTTTATTAGCGTTTTAAGTTTCGTAAATATTTTAAAAATCAAAAACAAGATATTAGGAATTGTGGCCTTAGGCTCCGCGCTTTTAATGACTATAATATTCCTTACTATCGGACTTTATACCTTAAGCGAGCTTCGTGAAAATTACCTTTCACAGCAACTTACAGAATTTTACAATATAGGAGCATATAACATATACATACGTTATATTTCATTTGCATTTCTTACACTTCTTCTATTCGCCATTTATAAATTAGCACAGCAAGAGTATTTAAAATTCAATTATAAAATTCCGTTTGAAATTCTAATGCATACCACAATTATATGGGTAGCAAGTAGCGAATTATTAAATTGGATGGATATATCCGGATCTGAACAATCTTATAAGCTAGGCCTTAGTATTCTTTGGGGCGTATATGCGCTACTTCTAATCGCATTAGGTATTTGGAAAAAGAAAAAATACTTGCGAATTGGTGCTATTATACTATTTTCTATTACGTTAATTAAGTTGTTCTTCTATGATATTTCATCTTTGAATACTATTTCTAAGACAATCGTATTTGTATCATTGGGTGTCTTATTATTGATTATTTCATTTCTTTACAACAAATACAAATACATAATTTCAGATGAGACTGAACAATAG